In a single window of the uncultured Dysgonomonas sp. genome:
- a CDS encoding NlpC/P60 family protein, with amino-acid sequence MLAQKKFLRISTMLLVFSMGFMPIAAITPKHSKTGKKKSKTSAVTTKKVKVEQSAHNIEVETTDGNIIALPQVKQTLEDHSSLFPSSDNLMADASLSRTMDALQKHMIEIKEMQELSSQLGVSVKDASFLPLYREAADWLGTRYRRGGMSRKAVDCSGFTNIMYKNVFGQQLDRVSTTIAKNVKESILDKEDLIPGDMVFFSTFNKKYINHVGVYLGEGKFIHASIKYGVIVSSLAEGYYSRTWRKGGRN; translated from the coding sequence ATGCTTGCACAGAAGAAATTTTTGAGAATATCCACTATGCTATTAGTGTTTTCAATGGGATTTATGCCAATAGCAGCGATAACACCAAAGCATTCAAAAACAGGTAAGAAAAAATCAAAAACAAGTGCAGTTACTACAAAAAAGGTAAAAGTAGAACAATCAGCCCATAATATAGAAGTTGAAACTACCGATGGTAATATAATTGCGTTGCCTCAGGTGAAGCAGACTTTAGAAGACCATTCATCCCTATTCCCTTCGTCAGATAATTTGATGGCTGATGCCAGTTTATCAAGGACGATGGATGCACTCCAGAAACATATGATAGAAATTAAAGAGATGCAGGAATTGTCATCTCAGTTAGGGGTTTCTGTAAAGGATGCATCTTTTCTGCCTTTGTACCGTGAAGCAGCCGACTGGCTGGGTACACGATACCGAAGAGGTGGAATGAGCCGTAAGGCGGTTGATTGTTCGGGGTTCACCAATATTATGTATAAGAACGTATTTGGGCAACAGCTGGACAGGGTGAGTACCACTATTGCTAAAAATGTGAAGGAGTCTATCCTTGATAAAGAAGATCTTATCCCCGGTGATATGGTATTCTTTTCCACTTTCAACAAGAAATATATCAATCATGTAGGAGTGTATCTGGGAGAAGGTAAATTTATCCACGCATCTATAAAATATGGTGTTATAGTAAGCTCTTTGGCCGAAGGTTATTACAGCAGGACCTGGCGTAAAGGCGGAAGGAATTAA
- a CDS encoding NlpC/P60 family protein, whose translation MRRYTISYSFLFIILIFFITSCGTQKTPGGQLYDPKEVAELSKKLSIPLSNTDKDDDKNMPLYAEVSQWLGVPYRHAGLSRRGLDCSGFAFLMYQKVYRMRIPRSTSDLSDMKMHKVSKNNLKTGDLVFFATSKNSNRINHVGIYLKNGSFIHASTSKGVIVSHLDEGYYSRTWKKGGRIK comes from the coding sequence ATGCGTAGATATACAATTTCATATTCCTTCTTATTTATCATATTGATATTCTTTATTACTTCCTGTGGGACACAAAAAACTCCGGGAGGACAATTATATGATCCTAAAGAAGTAGCGGAGCTTTCCAAAAAACTAAGTATACCTCTTAGTAATACAGATAAGGATGATGATAAGAATATGCCGTTGTATGCAGAAGTTTCCCAGTGGCTTGGAGTGCCCTATCGCCATGCGGGATTGTCACGGAGAGGCCTCGATTGCTCAGGATTTGCGTTTCTGATGTATCAGAAAGTATATAGAATGAGAATTCCAAGGTCGACATCAGACCTGTCGGATATGAAGATGCACAAAGTATCTAAAAATAATCTGAAAACAGGTGATCTTGTTTTCTTTGCCACATCTAAGAATTCAAACCGGATCAACCATGTAGGGATTTACCTGAAGAATGGAAGTTTTATTCATGCATCAACCTCAAAAGGTGTCATCGTAAGCCACCTTGACGAAGGTTATTATAGCCGTACATGGAAAAAGGGAGGTCGGATAAAATAG
- a CDS encoding calycin-like domain-containing protein, which produces MNKKLLCLLMFVFSLGLTFTACSSDDDDPVNLTLEKSETSVDQGATVTVKITQGNGDYKVSSASETTATASVSGDVITITGVAAGETTITVTDKDKKTATLKATVVGYAEQIAATYEGTLDIPGMGVSDLPNEIVLSRGDNNNLKLSIETLTIPMGPDASIGVTGIAVKSVPVTKSGDKYTLTETTENIEVKIVGTDDSIPVPVTVKGTLENGKLVLDIKVAEVPFIGDLAVSFEGIKK; this is translated from the coding sequence ATGAACAAGAAACTTTTATGTTTATTAATGTTTGTCTTTTCATTAGGACTGACTTTTACAGCATGTAGTAGTGACGATGATGATCCGGTGAACCTGACATTGGAAAAAAGCGAAACCAGCGTTGATCAGGGAGCTACTGTGACAGTAAAAATAACTCAGGGTAATGGAGACTACAAAGTAAGCTCTGCAAGTGAAACGACTGCAACCGCTTCGGTAAGTGGCGATGTAATTACTATAACAGGTGTAGCTGCGGGCGAGACTACTATAACAGTTACCGATAAGGATAAGAAAACAGCTACCCTTAAAGCTACGGTTGTAGGTTATGCTGAACAGATCGCTGCTACTTACGAAGGAACTTTAGATATACCTGGGATGGGAGTAAGCGATTTGCCGAATGAGATTGTTTTGTCGAGAGGAGACAATAATAATCTAAAGTTATCTATCGAAACCCTGACTATACCGATGGGACCTGACGCGTCAATAGGTGTTACCGGAATTGCAGTGAAATCTGTGCCTGTTACTAAATCCGGAGATAAATATACATTGACTGAAACAACAGAAAATATCGAAGTAAAGATCGTTGGTACTGACGATTCAATACCAGTACCTGTTACTGTAAAAGGTACCCTTGAAAATGGTAAATTAGTTTTAGATATTAAAGTTGCTGAAGTGCCATTTATTGGTGATCTTGCAGTTTCATTTGAAGGAATCAAAAAATAA
- a CDS encoding glutamate synthase subunit beta, translating to MGNPKAFLTVKRKDAGYRPAQERILDFGEVEQTLNTEDRREQASRCMDCGIPFCHWGCPLGNKMPEFQEYIYRGNWKLAAEVLMQTNDFPEFTGRICPAPCEKSCVLSIHRAPVTIRENEASALEHAFNEGFIQPKIPAHRTGKKVAVIGSGPSGLAVANQLNQKGHDVTVYEKNSNIGGLLRFGIPDFKLNKNIIDRRLKLMEAEGVKFVVNTEIGKDVKGKDILKEYDAVCVAIGSQVPRNLPVEGRELKGVHYAMEYLTAQNKMIAKEEIPADQIIDAKGKNVLVIGGGDTGSDCIGTANRQGATNVMQIEILPKPPKLEDIDNPWPIPFPVVLKTSSSHLEGCERRWSLNTKRFIGEDGKLTAVELVEVAWEQDETGKHIMKEVGKPEIHKVDLVFLALGFIHPIQEGLLKELDIKTDDIRYNVATDSKRATNVAKVFGAGDCVSGQSLVVTSIASGRKTAQHIDDYLSK from the coding sequence ATGGGAAATCCAAAAGCATTTTTAACAGTAAAGAGAAAAGACGCAGGATACCGTCCGGCACAGGAGCGTATCCTCGATTTTGGTGAAGTAGAACAAACCCTAAATACAGAAGACCGCCGCGAACAGGCATCACGTTGTATGGATTGTGGTATCCCGTTTTGTCATTGGGGATGCCCGCTAGGCAATAAGATGCCCGAATTTCAGGAGTATATATACAGAGGTAACTGGAAACTGGCGGCAGAAGTACTGATGCAGACAAACGACTTTCCTGAGTTTACAGGACGTATTTGTCCCGCACCTTGTGAAAAATCATGTGTATTGTCGATACACCGTGCTCCTGTAACAATTCGCGAGAATGAGGCATCTGCACTGGAACACGCTTTCAACGAAGGTTTCATTCAGCCTAAAATACCTGCACACCGTACCGGAAAGAAAGTGGCCGTGATAGGTTCGGGACCATCGGGACTGGCAGTAGCTAATCAGCTGAATCAGAAAGGGCATGATGTGACTGTTTATGAGAAAAATTCCAATATAGGAGGCTTGCTCCGTTTCGGTATTCCCGACTTCAAACTGAATAAGAATATTATCGACCGTCGCTTGAAGTTGATGGAAGCCGAAGGTGTGAAGTTTGTAGTAAATACTGAAATAGGGAAAGATGTAAAGGGCAAAGATATTCTGAAGGAATATGATGCAGTCTGTGTTGCTATCGGTTCACAGGTACCACGCAACCTTCCTGTCGAAGGGCGTGAACTGAAAGGTGTCCACTATGCTATGGAATACCTCACTGCCCAGAATAAGATGATTGCAAAAGAAGAAATTCCTGCCGACCAGATTATTGATGCTAAAGGTAAGAATGTTCTTGTTATTGGAGGAGGAGATACGGGCTCAGACTGTATTGGCACTGCAAATCGCCAGGGAGCGACTAATGTTATGCAGATTGAAATTTTGCCTAAGCCACCAAAATTGGAAGATATAGACAATCCGTGGCCGATACCGTTTCCTGTTGTACTGAAAACATCTTCGTCACACCTTGAAGGCTGTGAACGTCGCTGGTCGCTGAATACCAAGCGATTCATAGGTGAAGATGGTAAGCTCACCGCAGTAGAGCTTGTTGAAGTAGCATGGGAACAAGACGAAACAGGCAAGCATATAATGAAAGAGGTAGGAAAGCCTGAAATCCATAAAGTAGACCTTGTTTTCCTTGCTCTTGGTTTCATCCATCCTATACAGGAAGGCTTATTGAAAGAGCTTGATATAAAGACTGATGATATTCGTTACAATGTTGCAACCGACTCTAAAAGAGCAACAAACGTAGCCAAAGTATTCGGTGCCGGCGACTGTGTAAGTGGGCAATCATTAGTTGTAACGAGTATTGCATCGGGAAGAAAGACCGCACAGCATATCGATGATTATTTGAGTAAATAA
- the gltB gene encoding glutamate synthase large subunit — MQDLKSAVQHGLYDPAYEHDACGVGMVLHMKGAKSHAIVENGLRVLENMTHRGAENADNKTGDGAGIMLQIPHEFILLQGIPVPEKGHYGTGLVFLPKGEKEMESCMITLTQYIDKEGLRLLAVRDVPVNSDILGEMALSNEPNIKQIFVVGEEGMSQDELEHRLYILRKKIEKEIFNSKVFSLETKKAFYIVSLSTKRIIYKGMLSSEQLRHYFPDLLNPHLTSAIALVHSRFSTNTFPTWDLAHPFRMVAHNGEINTIKGNRLWMEARESVLKSELLGNISDLWPIVQPHMSDSASFDNVLEFLVMSGKSLPHAMAMMVPESWNDKNPISNDLKAFYEYHSIFMEPWDGPATLLFSDGRYAGGLLDRNGLRPARYLMTHSGIMVVASEMGVLPFEPSEIKEKGRLRPGKMLMVDTEEGTIQYDAELKEKLAKAYPYRDWLAKNRISLDDISSGRTPKYNVEDYTKMLKVFGYYKEDIEKILTPMAAEGKEPTASMGNDAPVAVLSNKPQRLFTYFRQLFAQVTNPPIDPIREELVMSLAGYIGSLHKNILEPMPEHTKMVGLSNPFLSNRELDLLIHLQYKGFKCEVLPMLFDPKQGGAGLEKAIDELCKKAEKAVDNGNNYIILSDRGVNPDSAAIPCLLAVSAVHHYLVERRKRMQIDIVVESAEPREVMHFALLFGYGANAVNPYLALAVIEELVKKGDIHLDFHTAMKNYVKAINKGLLKTMSKMGISTLKSYIGAQIFEAVGISSAVIDKYFKGTTSKIEGVDLNDIASDTIEAYYEAFEEDFVDPSLVSQGIYAWRRNGEYHAWNPETIMNLQMSTRLGSYKKFREYTNSIDKKPEKIFLRDFLDFDLAKKPIDISEVEPVSAITKRFVTGAMSFGSISREAHEAMAVAMNAIGGKSNTGEGGELPERFATNARSSIKQVASGRFGVTTEYLVNADELQIKIAQGAKPGEGGQLPGFKVDQIIAKTRHSIPGISLISPPPHHDIYSIEDLAQLIFDLKSVNPAAQISVKLVSESGVGTVAAGVAKAKADRIVISGCEGGTGASPASSIKHAGLPLEIGLAEVQQTLVLNNLRGQVYLQTDGQLKTGHDIIVAAMLGAEEFGFATSALIVLGCIMMRKCHLNTCPVGVATQNEELRKKFIGRSEYLINYFNFLAEEVREHLASLGVKSLDEIVGRADLLKYVKSEANAKVEKLDLSRLIYFPAEAKENAIHRIKNQEHKLDDVLDLKLITTSRLAIDKAMPVVITHTIRNTNRTVGAMLSGEIAKKYGNAGLPADTIQCTFQGAAGQSFGAFLAHGVTFKLEGDANDYVGKGLSGGKIIIVPPAVSTFKPEENIIAGNTLLYGATSGEIYINGRVGERFCVRNSGATAVVEGAGDHCCEYMTGGRTVVLGKTGRNFAAGMSGGVAYVYNVDGDFDYYCNMQMVELTLIEDTYDSKELRQLITNHYEYTNSPLAKHILDNWNTEVEKFMKVTPIEYKKVLQDEKLEAIKKKIAQVEFDY; from the coding sequence ATGCAGGATTTAAAATCAGCAGTACAGCACGGATTATATGACCCGGCCTATGAGCATGACGCATGCGGGGTAGGGATGGTGCTTCATATGAAGGGTGCTAAATCCCACGCCATCGTTGAGAATGGTCTCCGTGTATTGGAGAACATGACTCATCGTGGGGCAGAAAATGCAGACAACAAAACCGGAGACGGTGCCGGTATTATGTTGCAGATACCACACGAGTTTATACTACTACAAGGGATTCCCGTCCCTGAAAAAGGACATTATGGAACAGGGCTCGTCTTTTTGCCTAAGGGTGAAAAGGAAATGGAGTCTTGTATGATTACCCTTACACAATATATCGACAAGGAAGGATTAAGGCTTCTGGCAGTACGTGATGTACCTGTCAATAGTGATATATTGGGTGAAATGGCTCTTTCGAATGAACCGAATATAAAACAGATATTTGTAGTTGGAGAAGAGGGGATGTCCCAGGATGAGCTGGAACATCGGCTTTATATCCTTCGTAAGAAGATAGAGAAGGAGATCTTCAATTCGAAGGTATTCTCTTTAGAGACAAAGAAAGCTTTCTATATAGTTAGTCTGTCCACAAAGCGCATCATATATAAAGGGATGTTGTCGTCGGAGCAGCTCCGCCATTATTTCCCCGATTTGCTGAACCCGCACCTTACAAGTGCTATTGCGCTTGTACACTCACGTTTTAGTACCAATACATTTCCTACATGGGATCTGGCGCACCCTTTCCGTATGGTGGCGCACAATGGGGAGATCAATACAATAAAAGGTAACCGTCTGTGGATGGAAGCCCGCGAAAGTGTGCTGAAATCGGAATTGTTGGGTAATATCAGCGATTTGTGGCCGATTGTACAACCACATATGAGTGATAGCGCTTCATTCGATAATGTACTTGAATTTCTTGTGATGTCCGGAAAATCGCTTCCGCATGCTATGGCAATGATGGTACCGGAATCATGGAACGATAAAAATCCGATTTCGAATGACCTGAAAGCCTTCTATGAATATCATAGTATATTTATGGAGCCGTGGGATGGTCCTGCTACATTGCTGTTTTCTGACGGACGATATGCAGGAGGATTGCTTGACCGCAACGGCCTGCGTCCTGCACGTTACCTGATGACTCACAGTGGTATTATGGTAGTGGCTTCAGAGATGGGAGTGCTTCCGTTCGAACCGTCCGAGATAAAGGAAAAAGGACGTCTTCGTCCGGGTAAGATGTTGATGGTAGATACCGAAGAGGGTACTATACAATATGATGCCGAGCTGAAAGAGAAACTTGCAAAAGCATATCCTTATCGCGATTGGTTGGCAAAGAACCGTATTTCACTCGATGATATTTCTTCGGGTAGGACTCCTAAATATAATGTGGAAGACTACACCAAGATGCTGAAAGTATTCGGCTATTATAAAGAAGATATTGAAAAGATACTGACACCTATGGCAGCGGAAGGAAAAGAACCTACCGCCTCGATGGGTAACGATGCGCCGGTGGCTGTTTTGTCGAATAAGCCGCAACGCCTGTTTACATATTTCCGTCAGTTGTTTGCTCAGGTAACGAATCCGCCTATCGACCCTATTCGTGAAGAGTTAGTGATGTCATTGGCCGGATATATAGGTTCGCTTCACAAGAATATATTGGAGCCGATGCCGGAGCATACAAAGATGGTTGGCCTGTCAAATCCATTCCTTTCCAACAGGGAACTCGACTTGTTGATCCACCTGCAATACAAAGGCTTTAAATGTGAGGTACTTCCAATGCTTTTCGATCCTAAGCAGGGTGGTGCAGGTCTGGAAAAAGCTATAGATGAACTGTGTAAGAAAGCTGAAAAGGCCGTTGATAACGGTAACAACTATATCATTCTCAGCGACAGGGGGGTCAACCCTGATAGTGCCGCTATCCCGTGTCTGCTGGCTGTGTCTGCTGTTCATCATTATTTGGTCGAGCGCCGCAAACGCATGCAGATAGATATTGTGGTAGAATCTGCCGAACCGCGTGAGGTAATGCATTTCGCATTGCTGTTCGGTTACGGGGCAAATGCGGTGAATCCTTATTTGGCATTGGCTGTAATCGAAGAATTGGTGAAGAAAGGAGATATACACCTCGATTTCCATACCGCCATGAAGAATTACGTGAAGGCCATCAACAAAGGTTTGCTGAAAACTATGTCGAAGATGGGTATTTCTACATTGAAAAGCTATATTGGCGCACAGATATTTGAAGCTGTCGGTATCAGTTCGGCAGTGATAGATAAATACTTCAAAGGAACAACATCCAAAATAGAAGGTGTTGACCTGAACGATATTGCAAGCGATACTATCGAAGCATATTACGAAGCATTCGAGGAAGATTTTGTAGATCCTTCATTAGTAAGTCAGGGTATTTATGCATGGCGTCGCAATGGCGAATATCATGCCTGGAATCCCGAAACGATAATGAATCTCCAGATGTCTACACGTTTGGGCAGTTATAAGAAATTCAGGGAATATACAAATTCGATCGACAAAAAGCCGGAGAAGATTTTCCTGCGCGACTTCCTTGATTTTGATTTGGCAAAGAAACCAATCGATATTTCGGAGGTAGAACCGGTATCGGCTATTACCAAGCGTTTTGTAACAGGTGCCATGTCGTTCGGTTCCATCAGCCGCGAAGCACATGAAGCTATGGCTGTGGCAATGAATGCTATCGGAGGTAAAAGCAATACCGGAGAGGGAGGTGAACTGCCCGAGCGTTTTGCAACAAATGCCCGTTCATCTATCAAACAAGTGGCATCCGGCCGCTTCGGAGTAACTACCGAATATCTGGTGAATGCCGATGAACTTCAGATCAAGATAGCACAGGGAGCAAAACCGGGTGAGGGAGGACAACTTCCGGGCTTTAAGGTAGATCAGATTATAGCGAAGACTCGTCACTCGATTCCGGGTATCTCGCTGATATCACCACCACCGCACCACGATATATATTCTATCGAAGATTTGGCGCAGCTTATTTTCGATCTGAAGAGCGTAAATCCGGCAGCACAGATAAGTGTGAAATTGGTATCTGAAAGCGGAGTGGGAACTGTGGCTGCCGGGGTGGCCAAAGCCAAAGCTGACCGCATTGTCATCAGTGGTTGCGAAGGAGGTACAGGTGCAAGTCCCGCAAGTTCGATCAAGCATGCCGGACTTCCGCTGGAAATCGGTTTGGCTGAGGTGCAACAGACTTTGGTACTGAACAATCTGCGCGGACAGGTATATTTGCAGACAGACGGTCAGTTGAAGACCGGACACGATATTATAGTAGCTGCTATGTTAGGTGCTGAGGAATTTGGTTTCGCAACCAGCGCACTGATAGTATTAGGATGTATTATGATGCGTAAGTGTCACCTAAATACTTGTCCTGTCGGTGTGGCTACCCAGAATGAAGAGTTGAGGAAGAAATTTATCGGGCGTAGCGAATATCTGATTAACTACTTCAACTTTCTGGCCGAAGAAGTGCGTGAGCATCTGGCATCATTAGGTGTGAAGTCGTTGGATGAGATAGTAGGCCGTGCTGATTTGCTGAAATATGTGAAAAGCGAAGCAAATGCGAAAGTAGAGAAATTGGATTTGTCCCGTCTTATCTATTTTCCTGCCGAGGCGAAGGAAAATGCAATACACCGTATAAAGAATCAGGAGCATAAGCTGGATGATGTATTGGATTTGAAATTGATTACAACATCACGTCTGGCTATCGATAAGGCTATGCCTGTTGTTATTACCCATACAATACGAAATACGAATCGTACGGTAGGCGCTATGCTTTCAGGCGAAATAGCGAAGAAGTACGGTAATGCGGGACTTCCTGCAGATACTATTCAATGTACATTCCAGGGGGCGGCCGGGCAGAGCTTTGGAGCATTCCTTGCTCATGGTGTTACCTTCAAACTCGAAGGAGATGCCAATGACTATGTAGGTAAAGGCTTGTCGGGTGGTAAGATTATCATTGTTCCGCCGGCTGTATCGACTTTCAAACCCGAAGAAAATATCATTGCCGGTAATACCTTACTGTATGGTGCTACTTCTGGCGAAATATATATCAACGGACGGGTAGGAGAGCGTTTTTGTGTGCGCAATAGCGGTGCAACTGCCGTTGTGGAAGGAGCCGGAGACCATTGTTGCGAATATATGACCGGTGGCCGTACGGTAGTGCTTGGAAAGACAGGACGAAATTTCGCGGCAGGTATGAGCGGCGGAGTTGCTTATGTATATAATGTAGATGGTGACTTTGACTACTATTGCAATATGCAGATGGTGGAGCTTACATTGATAGAAGATACTTACGATAGTAAGGAACTGCGTCAGCTGATCACCAATCATTATGAATATACAAACAGTCCTCTGGCAAAACACATTCTTGATAACTGGAATACAGAGGTAGAGAAATTCATGAAAGTAACCCCTATTGAATACAAGAAAGTGTTACAGGATGAAAAACTGGAAGCTATAAAGAAAAAAATAGCACAAGTAGAATTCGATTACTAA
- a CDS encoding flavin reductase → MKKFLSAILITTFLFSCGGAQKDTTPTETSTTDSTDVITYSNVKDKSFDDLFIKIEPTELTENVFKLVGKDYSVITAGTDSLYNSMTASWGGWGQLFEVPVTWCFLNASRYTLEFIKKEQSYTMTYFPDQFKDQVIAFGSKSGRKSDKMKETTLTYVKTPSGNITYKEAKLIIECKLVEITETNPKDFYSEEGKAFVEKGKKDGNGKEYHKLVFGNITAVWKRK, encoded by the coding sequence ATGAAGAAATTCCTATCAGCGATCCTCATTACAACATTCTTGTTTTCGTGCGGAGGGGCGCAAAAAGACACCACACCAACTGAAACGTCAACTACAGATTCAACTGATGTTATAACCTACTCAAATGTAAAAGACAAATCTTTCGACGATTTATTCATAAAAATAGAACCTACCGAATTGACTGAAAATGTATTCAAACTAGTAGGAAAAGATTATTCGGTGATTACTGCCGGCACTGATTCTCTCTACAACTCAATGACTGCGAGCTGGGGCGGCTGGGGACAACTTTTTGAAGTACCCGTTACATGGTGCTTCCTGAATGCGAGCCGTTATACACTCGAGTTCATAAAGAAAGAGCAAAGTTATACTATGACCTACTTCCCCGATCAGTTCAAAGATCAGGTAATAGCATTCGGCAGCAAAAGCGGAAGAAAATCCGACAAGATGAAAGAAACAACATTGACCTATGTGAAAACGCCGTCAGGCAACATCACATACAAAGAAGCCAAGCTAATAATAGAATGTAAATTGGTGGAAATTACAGAAACCAATCCTAAAGATTTCTACTCTGAAGAAGGAAAAGCATTTGTAGAAAAAGGAAAGAAAGACGGGAACGGTAAAGAATACCACAAACTCGTATTCGGTAACATAACTGCAGTATGGAAAAGAAAATAA
- a CDS encoding glutamine synthetase III: MTKLRFRAVAMASERKPVEVEKPGKKTSEYYGEKVFNRKAMTKYLSKETFKALNNAIDKGGSVNRNLAEHVAAGMRMWALENGVTHYTHWFHPLTDGTAEKHDAFVEHDGQGGLIEEFEGKLLAQQEPDASSFPSGGLRNTFEARGYSAWDPSSPAFIVGNTLCIPTIFISYTGEALDYKTPLLKALAAVDKAATEVVHYFNKDVKKIQSNLGWEQEYFLVDEDLFMARPDLALTGRTLMSHESAKNQQLEDHYFGSIPERVQRFMEELEYEAYALGIPVKTRHNEVAPNQFELAPIYEECNLAVDHNLLVMSVMDKVARKHAFRILFHEKPFKGINGSGKHNNWSLSTDTGINLLSPGKDQVENLRFITFVANILAAVHKNNGLLKASISSATNAHRLGANEAPPAIISVFLGSQVSDILDKFEKSAVKDAIVVDSKKQISLGVGQIPEILLDNTDRNRTSPFAFTGNRFEFRAVGSSANCASAMTALNASVAEQLRLFKEEVDGLIAKGKSKEEALYEVLKKYIKESRPIRFNGNGYSDEWKAEAKKRKLDCETSVPVIYDAYTSKQSIKTFTGILSEVELHARNEVKWETYTKKIQIESRVLGDLALNHIIPVAISYQSILLTNVSKLKEVSDDYKTLGAEQLRLIEKVSTHVNAINAKVHEMIDARKIANNIESEREKAIAYHDNVAPYLDEIRYHVDKLELIVDNEMWPLAKYRELLFIR, from the coding sequence ATGACAAAGTTACGTTTTAGAGCAGTAGCGATGGCCTCGGAAAGAAAACCGGTAGAAGTGGAAAAGCCCGGAAAGAAGACATCGGAATATTATGGAGAGAAAGTTTTCAATCGTAAAGCTATGACCAAATACCTTTCGAAAGAAACTTTCAAAGCGCTGAATAATGCTATCGATAAAGGAGGATCTGTAAATCGTAACCTTGCTGAGCACGTAGCTGCAGGTATGCGTATGTGGGCTTTGGAAAACGGTGTGACTCACTATACTCACTGGTTTCATCCGTTGACAGACGGAACTGCCGAAAAGCATGATGCTTTCGTAGAGCATGACGGACAGGGTGGTTTGATCGAAGAATTTGAAGGTAAACTTCTTGCGCAGCAGGAACCGGATGCATCCAGCTTCCCGTCGGGAGGTCTTCGCAATACATTCGAAGCTCGAGGATACTCTGCATGGGATCCGTCTTCTCCTGCATTTATTGTTGGCAATACATTGTGTATCCCTACTATATTTATCTCTTATACAGGTGAGGCTCTCGACTATAAAACTCCGTTGTTGAAAGCGCTGGCGGCAGTAGATAAGGCTGCGACCGAAGTAGTTCACTATTTTAATAAAGACGTAAAGAAAATACAATCCAATCTGGGTTGGGAACAAGAATACTTCCTTGTAGATGAAGACCTTTTCATGGCTCGCCCTGACCTGGCTCTGACAGGAAGAACATTGATGAGTCACGAGAGTGCTAAGAACCAACAGCTGGAAGACCACTATTTCGGTTCTATACCTGAGCGTGTACAACGCTTTATGGAGGAGTTGGAGTATGAGGCTTATGCTTTGGGTATTCCTGTAAAGACTCGCCACAACGAGGTTGCACCTAACCAGTTTGAGTTGGCTCCTATATATGAAGAATGTAATTTGGCTGTAGATCATAACTTGCTGGTGATGTCCGTAATGGACAAAGTGGCTCGCAAACATGCCTTCCGTATATTGTTCCACGAAAAACCGTTCAAGGGAATCAATGGTTCGGGTAAGCATAATAACTGGTCGCTAAGTACCGATACAGGTATCAATCTGCTTTCTCCAGGTAAAGATCAGGTGGAAAACCTGCGCTTCATCACTTTTGTAGCGAATATTCTTGCGGCAGTGCATAAGAATAACGGATTGCTCAAAGCATCTATATCTTCTGCTACAAATGCTCACCGTTTGGGAGCTAACGAAGCACCTCCGGCTATCATATCTGTTTTCCTTGGCTCACAGGTAAGCGATATACTTGATAAATTTGAGAAGAGCGCAGTAAAAGACGCGATTGTAGTTGATAGTAAGAAGCAGATCAGTCTTGGTGTAGGTCAGATACCTGAAATCCTTCTTGATAATACCGACCGTAACCGTACATCTCCGTTTGCCTTTACAGGTAACCGTTTCGAATTCCGTGCGGTAGGTTCATCTGCAAACTGTGCTTCTGCTATGACAGCTTTGAATGCATCTGTTGCTGAACAACTCCGACTGTTTAAAGAAGAAGTGGACGGTCTTATAGCTAAAGGTAAGTCGAAAGAAGAAGCTTTGTATGAAGTGTTGAAGAAATACATCAAAGAATCACGCCCTATCCGTTTCAATGGAAATGGTTATAGTGATGAGTGGAAGGCTGAAGCTAAGAAACGTAAGTTGGATTGCGAAACCAGTGTTCCCGTGATCTATGATGCGTATACATCGAAACAAAGTATCAAAACATTTACAGGTATCCTTTCGGAGGTAGAACTGCATGCCCGTAACGAAGTGAAATGGGAAACTTATACTAAGAAAATTCAGATAGAGTCACGTGTGCTCGGAGATTTGGCTTTGAATCACATTATTCCTGTGGCTATTTCTTATCAGTCTATTTTACTGACAAATGTATCGAAGCTGAAAGAAGTTTCTGACGATTATAAAACACTGGGAGCAGAACAATTGAGATTGATCGAAAAAGTCTCTACTCATGTGAATGCAATAAATGCTAAGGTACACGAAATGATAGATGCTCGTAAGATTGCAAACAATATCGAGAGTGAACGCGAAAAAGCTATCGCATACCACGATAATGTGGCACCTTATCTGGACGAGATCCGTTATCATGTCGATAAGCTGGAGCTGATCGTAGATAACGAAATGTGGCCATTGGCTAAATATAGAGAGTTACTTTTTATTCGCTAA